From Flavobacterium arcticum, the proteins below share one genomic window:
- a CDS encoding ABC transporter permease, whose amino-acid sequence MNLEYFIARRLITAKNHKSSISAPIIKIAVIAIAIGVIMMIVAVATSVGLQDKIREKVSAFNGHIIISNYDDNISEVSVTPIPIQQDFYPEFKSVQGISHIQAVASKAGIIRTEESVEGVIFKGVGKDYKWDNLEEYIVSGRIPNLNDNLNNEVILSKYLADRLKFKVGDKFNTFFMKEDANSIPNMRVFKLVGIFNSGFQEFDATYVIGDIRHVQRINKWRNGEVGSFEVFIDDFDQLQQKGDEVYNAISSTLDSRTIEDKYYNIFEWLKLFDFNVVLIIVIMVVVGTINMVVALLVLILERTQMIGMLKSLGANNWSMRKIFLYNAAYLIIKGLLWGNIISIGLLLIQKYFEVIKLPPENYYVTVAPVSINIPAILLINAGTIAVCLSLLLIPSYIITKITPVKALRFD is encoded by the coding sequence TTGAATTTAGAATATTTCATAGCCCGTAGGTTGATTACTGCTAAGAACCATAAAAGTAGTATATCTGCCCCAATTATAAAAATAGCTGTAATAGCCATAGCCATTGGTGTTATCATGATGATAGTGGCAGTCGCAACAAGTGTTGGGCTGCAAGATAAAATACGCGAAAAGGTATCAGCTTTTAACGGTCATATTATTATATCGAACTATGATGATAATATTTCTGAGGTTAGTGTCACACCAATTCCTATACAACAAGATTTTTACCCCGAGTTTAAATCAGTACAAGGTATAAGTCATATACAAGCAGTAGCGTCTAAAGCAGGTATTATTCGTACCGAAGAATCTGTAGAGGGTGTAATTTTTAAAGGTGTAGGTAAAGACTATAAATGGGATAATTTAGAAGAGTATATTGTATCGGGTAGAATACCGAACCTAAACGATAACCTAAATAACGAAGTAATACTCTCGAAATACCTTGCCGATAGATTAAAGTTTAAAGTAGGGGATAAATTCAACACCTTTTTTATGAAAGAAGATGCTAATAGTATTCCAAATATGAGGGTATTTAAACTAGTGGGTATTTTCAATTCGGGCTTTCAAGAATTTGATGCGACCTATGTAATAGGAGATATTCGCCATGTACAACGCATTAATAAATGGAGAAACGGCGAAGTAGGATCTTTTGAAGTATTTATAGATGATTTTGACCAGCTACAACAAAAAGGTGACGAAGTTTATAATGCTATATCATCTACATTAGATAGTCGTACTATAGAAGATAAATACTATAATATTTTTGAATGGCTCAAGTTATTTGATTTTAATGTAGTACTCATTATAGTAATAATGGTAGTAGTAGGTACTATTAATATGGTGGTTGCACTGTTAGTATTAATATTAGAGCGTACTCAAATGATAGGAATGTTAAAGTCATTAGGAGCAAACAACTGGAGTATGCGTAAAATTTTTCTATACAATGCAGCTTACCTTATAATAAAAGGATTATTATGGGGTAATATAATAAGTATTGGGTTACTACTTATTCAAAAATATTTTGAAGTAATAAAACTCCCTCCCGAAAATTATTATGTAACCGTAGCACCTGTAAGTATAAACATACCTGCCATACTGCTTATAAATGCAGGAACAATAGCTGTGTGTTTATCTTTATTACTTATACCATCATATATTATTACTAAAATTACACCCGTAAAAGCATTACGTTTCGATTAA
- a CDS encoding protease complex subunit PrcB family protein translates to MKKHTLFFCMMIVLLSCSNDTNNTITANTNEPILIVKGILNYNTVFGQENMVIATNTEWQALIASMQSINENVIDDFTETTIDFEAYMVIAVFDIKNSTTSIDITSVTENDNNIVISVDNLNIGITQDVAHPYHIIKIRKSSKPIVFE, encoded by the coding sequence ATGAAAAAACACACTTTATTTTTCTGTATGATGATAGTATTATTAAGTTGTAGTAACGACACCAACAATACTATTACAGCAAACACTAACGAACCTATACTTATAGTAAAAGGCATTTTAAATTATAACACCGTTTTTGGTCAAGAGAATATGGTAATTGCTACCAATACCGAATGGCAAGCCTTGATAGCATCTATGCAATCTATAAATGAAAATGTTATTGATGATTTTACGGAAACAACTATAGATTTTGAAGCTTATATGGTTATTGCCGTATTTGATATTAAAAATAGTACTACATCTATAGATATAACATCGGTAACAGAAAATGATAATAACATTGTTATAAGTGTCGATAACTTAAATATAGGTATTACTCAAGATGTAGCACATCCATATCACATCATTAAAATAAGAAAAAGTAGTAAGCCTATAGTTTTTGAATAA
- a CDS encoding S8 family serine peptidase, whose amino-acid sequence MKKLLFAFLLLFLGTSITVAQNDSFYYYHGEKIPLTLDKTYINVFTNIDFDTKLIQELGFSDIEFVIDNSSKNRQQFAKLKLGSTLSEAEYYDKVNALRAIEGVRHVAPFFKRENAEPIGTSNYFYIKLNSEADYATLKKTAIAHDATIVNQIPNMPLWYILKVDTDNNMFSVTAANSFYETRSFAEIDPAFMFDFRTSCTNDTNFGSLWGLNNSSNPSIDINACQAWTITEGSGINVAILDQGIHKTHNDLAANIHSSSFDCNSGSSPSVFAGASHGTHVGGTVAAVKDNNLQVVGVAPQSKLMSVSHTLSLTPNISAELASGINWAWQNGADVINNSWGDQGGAYYSQLQSAALENAITNAMSLGRGGNGTLVVFAAGNYGTSGAVMDYPGTFHPDIVTVGSITSTGSRSSFSGYGSGLDVVAPGSGILSTTPYNNTGSMNGTSMAAPHVTGTIALILSVNSCLTGAEVRDILESTSQKVGGYSYNTTAGRPNGTWNNQMGYGLIDAHAAVVAAQNAGGVDLWMQDTTADVGDEPNNISPIMWNSQDIWVRVFNDGGTTHQNPDYSAVGNPNTVYVKVRNRGCEATSGFEQLKLYWSKAGTSLQWPAHWNGSTFGGGQLKGNIIGTATIPILLPGQEAVVSFAWVVPNPADYASITPGDQWHFCLLARMVTPADPMTFTETTDLYANVKNNNNIAWRNTTVVDTPINSVVGPVGGVVAVENIHDEPHGFFLEFATLEEDGTPVHELAEITVRMNEVLYEAWQAGGQEAQMIEPLENGNVMVTGNFARLYVELQPEQTGILDLRFNFPKEQQVEELTHTFHLIQRDAETEQIIGGETYFINRAPNDADTNPEDSSYITAMGPNPASDELVIKYHLYDANEAYLAVYSVYGTDADTNYYELDIDSSDIQINVSDYPNGYYTVVLMVNGEAVDSKNLLKE is encoded by the coding sequence AACATCAATTACTGTAGCCCAAAATGATTCTTTTTATTATTATCATGGCGAGAAGATTCCGTTGACACTTGACAAGACTTATATTAATGTTTTTACCAATATAGACTTTGATACAAAACTAATACAGGAACTAGGTTTTAGTGATATTGAGTTTGTTATCGACAACTCTTCGAAAAACAGACAACAATTTGCTAAGCTTAAACTTGGCTCGACACTTAGTGAGGCTGAATACTATGATAAAGTAAATGCTTTGCGCGCTATTGAAGGTGTTAGACACGTTGCTCCTTTCTTTAAAAGAGAGAATGCTGAACCTATTGGTACTTCTAATTATTTTTATATTAAACTTAATAGTGAAGCCGATTATGCTACTCTTAAAAAAACGGCTATTGCACATGATGCAACTATTGTAAATCAAATTCCTAATATGCCGTTATGGTATATACTTAAAGTTGATACGGATAACAATATGTTTTCTGTAACTGCTGCTAATAGTTTTTATGAAACGAGAAGCTTTGCCGAGATAGATCCTGCATTTATGTTTGACTTTAGAACTTCTTGTACTAATGATACTAACTTTGGTAGTTTATGGGGACTTAATAATAGTAGCAACCCAAGTATTGACATTAATGCCTGCCAAGCCTGGACTATTACTGAAGGTAGTGGTATAAATGTGGCAATATTAGATCAAGGGATTCATAAAACACATAACGATTTGGCTGCCAATATTCATTCTTCTAGTTTTGATTGCAACTCTGGCAGTTCACCTAGTGTATTTGCTGGGGCAAGTCACGGAACACATGTGGGCGGTACAGTGGCAGCAGTAAAAGATAATAACCTGCAAGTTGTTGGTGTTGCGCCACAATCTAAATTAATGAGCGTTAGCCATACACTTAGTTTAACACCTAATATATCGGCAGAGCTTGCGAGCGGTATAAACTGGGCTTGGCAAAACGGTGCCGATGTTATAAACAATTCTTGGGGAGATCAAGGTGGTGCATATTATAGTCAGCTACAAAGTGCTGCTTTAGAAAACGCTATTACAAATGCTATGTCGTTAGGTAGGGGTGGTAATGGTACACTGGTAGTTTTTGCTGCAGGTAATTATGGTACTTCTGGTGCAGTGATGGATTATCCTGGTACTTTTCATCCTGATATTGTAACCGTAGGTTCTATTACATCAACAGGTAGTCGTTCTAGTTTTTCGGGATATGGTTCTGGACTAGATGTAGTAGCTCCTGGTAGTGGCATATTATCTACAACTCCTTATAATAATACTGGTAGTATGAATGGAACATCGATGGCTGCACCACATGTTACAGGTACTATTGCTTTAATTTTATCTGTAAACTCATGTTTAACAGGTGCAGAAGTTAGAGATATACTAGAAAGCACCTCACAAAAAGTAGGTGGATATTCTTATAATACTACGGCAGGCAGACCTAATGGTACTTGGAATAACCAAATGGGTTATGGTCTTATTGATGCGCATGCTGCAGTAGTTGCTGCGCAAAATGCTGGAGGAGTAGATTTATGGATGCAGGACACTACTGCAGATGTAGGAGATGAGCCTAATAACATTAGTCCTATTATGTGGAATAGTCAGGATATTTGGGTACGTGTATTTAATGATGGTGGCACAACACACCAAAACCCTGATTATAGTGCTGTAGGAAATCCTAACACTGTATATGTTAAAGTAAGAAACAGAGGATGTGAGGCTACATCAGGTTTCGAGCAACTAAAACTATACTGGTCTAAAGCGGGAACATCTTTACAATGGCCTGCACATTGGAACGGTTCTACATTTGGCGGAGGACAACTTAAAGGTAATATTATAGGTACAGCTACTATACCAATACTACTACCAGGGCAAGAAGCAGTAGTTTCTTTTGCCTGGGTAGTACCTAACCCTGCTGATTATGCTAGTATTACACCAGGTGACCAATGGCATTTTTGTTTATTAGCTAGAATGGTTACACCTGCTGATCCTATGACTTTTACTGAAACTACAGACTTATATGCTAATGTTAAAAACAATAATAACATTGCATGGAGAAATACTACCGTAGTAGATACTCCTATTAACTCTGTCGTAGGTCCTGTTGGTGGCGTAGTTGCTGTAGAGAACATACATGATGAGCCTCATGGATTTTTCTTAGAGTTTGCTACCCTTGAAGAAGATGGTACTCCTGTGCATGAACTTGCAGAAATTACAGTACGCATGAACGAAGTTCTCTATGAAGCATGGCAAGCTGGAGGACAAGAGGCTCAGATGATTGAACCTCTTGAAAATGGAAATGTAATGGTAACGGGTAACTTTGCCCGACTGTATGTAGAGCTACAACCCGAACAGACAGGTATTTTGGACTTAAGGTTTAATTTCCCGAAAGAACAACAGGTTGAAGAATTAACACATACATTCCACTTAATACAACGTGATGCTGAAACAGAACAAATTATAGGTGGAGAAACCTATTTTATTAACAGGGCTCCTAATGATGCAGACACTAACCCAGAAGACTCTAGCTATATTACAGCTATGGGACCTAACCCTGCTTCTGACGAACTAGTAATAAAATATCATTTATATGACGCTAATGAGGCTTACTTAGCTGTTTATAGTGTATATGGTACTGATGCAGACACAAACTATTATGAACTTGATATTGATAGTAGTGACATTCAAATTAATGTTTCGGATTATCCTAATGGATACTATACTGTAGTACTAATGGTTAATGGCGAAGCAGTAGATAGTAAAAATTTACTTAAAGAATAA